A stretch of the Uranotaenia lowii strain MFRU-FL chromosome 3, ASM2978415v1, whole genome shotgun sequence genome encodes the following:
- the LOC129757685 gene encoding serine protease 1-like: MDARLVITCLLVALSASALGKSATIHKLPLAEDQHFSKEDVPNPFITGGEIVADGEIPYVVGIIMSLPTGTRWCGGTLISTNYVLTAANCFITGPSPATVLLGATNQTEPAEIIPATTLILHPEYEPGFFFNDIALLELSQPATVSPRVRPVRLPNWRQVFLSFQGQLASTSGWGHQWQNSNEILPLYDLRRVRMPVMSNAVCLLQQLGGITDFHICTSTELGSPCQGDQGGPLTVADPDGGSTLIGIFSSLPLFGCNSGWPAIFTRITPYLQWISERTGIVISNDFEY; the protein is encoded by the exons ATGGACGCCCGTTTAGTGATAACTTGTCTCCTGGTGGCCCTGAGTGCATCTGCTCTCGGGAAAAGTGCTACCATCCATAAGCTACCGCTTGCCGAAGACCAGCATTTTTCTAAAGAAGATGTTCCTAATCCATTCATCACTGGGGGTGAGATCGTTGCCGATGGAGAAATCCCATACGTTGTCGGAATCATCATGAGTTTGCCAACTGGCACGAGGTGGTGCGGTGGAACTCTGATTTCTACGAACTATGTTCTGACGGCTGCAAACTGCTTCATCAC AGGCCCTTCCCCAGCCACGGTCCTCTTAGGAGCCACCAATCAAACCGAACCGGCAGAAATCATCCCAGCCACTACTTTGATCCTGCATCCGGAATACGAACCAGGATTCTTCTTCAACGACATCGCTCTGCTGGAACTTTCTCAGCCAGCAACCGTTTCACCCCGAGTTCGTCCAGTCCGTCTCCCAAACTGGCGACAGGTGTTTTTGAGCTTCCAGGGTCAACTTGCCTCGACTTCCGGTTGGGGACACCAGTGGCAGAACAGCAATGAAATTCTGCCGCTGTACGACCTGCGTAGGGTTCGGATGCCAGTCATGTCGAATGCCGTCTGCCTGCTGCAACAGCTTGGCGGAATAACTGATTTCCATATCTGTACCTCAACCGAGTTGGGATCACCGTGCCAGGGGGATCAGGGTGGCCCTCTGACTGTTGCCGACCCCGACGGTGGAAGCACGCTGATCGGAATTTTCTCCTCGCTGCCCCTGTTCGGTTGCAACTCGGGATGGCCAGCCATATTCACCAGAATCACTCCCTATCTCCAATGGATTTCGGAGCGCACCGGAATTGTGATATCGAATGATTTTGAGTACTGA